Sequence from the Cuniculiplasma divulgatum genome:
GCGACACGGATGGATCAGCCCCTGTGAATATTACCGATGGGATTGAGAAGAGTTTCTGCGATATGTTCTGGAAAAAGGACGGAAGCCTGTACACCCTGTGGACGAAGGAATGCAGCTACGGCATATCCATATACAGTGGAACCAGCTTCACTGATGTGATGATGGAGGAAGGAACTGTAATGCCGGTCTTCGCACCGGAATTCCAGCCTCTGGGGAAGGGTTACGCAATGGTGATTCAGGATGCCAGATCACCACAGGAACTTTACCGGATAGCAGAAGGGAAAATCAGGAGAGTATCATCCGAGAACCAGAAACTGCGCGAATGCGTGGCGTATCCCAGCGAGGTCATAAGGTGGGAATCCTCAGACGGCACAGGCATTTATGGCATATTCAGGTCAGCTGGAAAGGACAGGCCTGTTGTGGTATATGTCCATGGCGGCCCCACATCCTATTCACCCGTTGCATTCATTGATAGAAGCACCTATTTGATTTCCAAAGGTTTCTCGGTATTTCTGCCCAACTACAGGGGAAGCATAGGGAAGGGGAGGAAATATGCCGAGGCCAACCGCGGGGACATGGGCGGCATGGACCTGCAGGACATCCTTGCAGGCATGGATTTCCTTGTCAGCAGCGGCCGCACATCAACCGCCAGGTGGTTCATAACAGGTGGGTCATATGGGGGTTTCATGACATCCTGGGCCATAACACAGACCGACCGTTTCTCCGCTGCAGTGGGACTCTTTGGCATATCGGACTGGTTCAGTTTCCATGGAACAACAAACATACCGGACTGGGACAGCATACATTACGATGCATCCCCGTACAGCGGAGATACATACAGGAAGTTTTCAGCAATGGATCATCTGGGCAGGGTACGGACTCCTGTTCTGCTGATGCATGGAGTTGATGATCCATGTGTGCCAGTAGGGCAGTACCTGCAGTTCTACAGGGGATTAAAGGATCTTGGAAAAGAGGTAAGGCTTCTTCTCTTTCCCCGTGAGGGGCATGGATTTACTGAAAAGAAACATATAATCATGAATATGGAGGAAACCGTCAAATGGTTCAGGAAATATTCACCCCAGGGTTTTGCTGACGAACCCTGAGAACACCTCCATGGCTTTTTTGAACTCATCCGGTGCCCCTGTGAAGCACAGCCTGAAGGCGTTAGGCTGGCCGAAATAGTCGCCTGGATCCAGGAACAGGCCGTATCTTTCAAGTGCAGTGGTGCACAGGCCAACAGAATCAATGTTTCCGGAATATCTTATGAGCGCGAAGGGCGCGTGCCTTGGCGGAACCCATGAGAGTGCAGGGCTGCTTTCAACAACTGCAGAAAGCGCCCTGAGGTTGGGCTCCACAACTGATCTTGCCCTTTCCTGGAATCTCTTCCTGTTAAGGAGGCACTGGCCGGCTATCCAGAGTGGATAGGACGGGTTTCTTGTCCCTGTTATGTCCCTTAACCTTTCAAGTATCCTGATCCTCTCCGGTGTTGTCACAATCCATCCAACACGCATTCCGGAAAAGCCGTAGAACTTCGTCATGCTGCCGTTGACCATCAGGTCCTGCTGGCCATCATACACGCTTGTGGGGCGGTCTTCAAGAGTGAACTCAAGAAATGCTTCGTCCACGTAAACGAAATCTCCAGTGGAAACTGATCCCCTGATCTGTTCCAGGTATTTCCTGTCATGAAGGCTTCCCAGTGGGTTGTTTGGATTCGACATGAAAACGGCCTTTCTTTCATGGGCGGCAGATATCATTCCAGGAAGCCTGTGGAAGGGCGCAGTTCTTGTCCTGACTCCCATGTTTGCCGGAACATTGAATATGGGCTCATATTCAGGAACCCCCGTGAATACATCTGCATCCATGGACTTTGCCAGAAGGCTGATGAGGAAAATGGCCTCGGATCCGCCTGTTGTCAGGAAGATCTCCCTTGGATCATAGCCGTAAAGATCCGAAAGGATGTTTCTGAAGTATTCCTCAGGATTGTCCGCATCGCGCTTCATGTCCTCAAGTGATGTATCAACTCCCATGCTCTTGAAATCAGGCTCGGGGAGCCCGCTGAGGGAAAGGTTGTACCTGGCAAGGTGCATTTTCTCCTCAATCCATCTCAGAAGCCTGATGTCCTCAGGAAACATGGAAATCACTTCCTCCAGCCCATCTGTTCCAGGGTCTCGGCAACAGCAACGTCCACTGATCCGTCGCTGTCATACTTATTGGTCCACCCTGTGGAAAAGAGCTTGTTCACGTCCAGCTGCGCAACCTTCACATCCCCTGCCCATCCTCTTCCATCGATGCCGCCGGTGTACCTGAACTTAACCTTCGGCAGGCCCATCCTTTCGGCAACAGTATGCGCAATCTTTGTCACAGACGTTGTCTCCCTGTTTCCAAGGTTTATTATGTCGGTTTTTGCAGATTTCTCGTGCACGTGTATCATGGAGCCCACACAGTCCTGGACATGCATGTACGATTTTCTCTGAGTCCCGTCTCCAAGTATCTCAAGTTCCTCAGGGTTCTTCTGGAGCTTCCTGATGAAATCAAAAATAACGCCATGCGTGGAGTTCTTTCCAACTATGTTGGCAAACCTGAATATGGTTCCTCTTATGCCGTAATAGTGTGAGTATGAAGTTATGAAGCCTTCCCCGGCCATCTTGGAGGCACCGTAACTTGATATGGGCATATACGGCCCATAATTCTCAGGGGTGGGTAGAACAGCCGCCTCTCCGTATACTGTGGAGCTGGAGGCAAAAAGGATCTCTCCAACATCGTTTTTCCTCATGTATTCCAGCAGGTTGAATGTTCCCACAACATTGTTCTGGAAATCCACCTCGGGACCGTTGGAGCCGTTTCTCACGTCCGAGTTTGCAGCCAGATGCACAACCACATCAACGTCCGTGAGATCGTTGCGTTCATGAAGGGATGAGATGTCCGCCCTGAGAAACCTGAAATCCTTCTTATTCAGGTACTTGCTGATATATCTCTCATCCACATTGGAAAGATTGTCCACAACAGTTATACGGTTGCTTTCAGCCAGCTTTTCCACCATGTTGGAACCTATGAAGCCAGCTCCGCCAGTTATCAAAATATGTTTCCCGTTCAACAGTTTCACTCATGCTGTTATTCTCTTGGCTCTCAAATAGGATTCGGTCTTTCAGATTCTGTAGTCCCGGTATCCCAGATAAAACGCCAGATCATAAGCAATCTTCACAAGGGCAGCTGAAAAGAACACTCCCTGCGGGAACAATTCCATGAATACGCCGGCTATTCCAGGTCCCGGAATCTGGAATCCGTTCCTTACCGCCAGGAAGCTGGAATTTGCGGAAACCCTGGAATCCATGGGGATTCTGGTGTTCACGAAGCTGTCCCTGGCAGGAACGTCCATCTGGCTTGTGCTCTGCCTGAGGAAAAGAAACATCTCGCTTATTGCCAGCATGTGGAAAACCGGCACCATGAAAAGCATCACGTTGCTTACGAGGTGCGTGTATACCATTGTCCGCACAAGCCCGATCCTTCCTGAAAGATATCCAGAGGCTACAACTGACAGGGCAGTGATTATGTTCACAGCTATGAATATGAGGCCTGCCTGGGAGAGCGTAATATGGTATACTTCCTGAAACCACAGGGAAATTACTGCTGTATTCACCAGGCCACCCCCCAGGGAATCGGCAGAAAAGAGAATCATCAGCCTTCGAACATCAGACCTGACAGCAGGATCGGGAATGGATTTTCCTTTTTCATGCCGAACAACATCAGGAAATTTAAGCGGGATGTAGAGAATTATCTGCAATGCAGCAAGGATGAGATCAACCAGGAATATGAGGGTAAAGTCATTGGCCCCAAGGGTGAAGAGGAAATATGAGGCAATTGCACCGCTCCCATAGGAAGCAAAATTGTAGAGGGTGAACATGGCATTCTTCTCCTTCTGGTTCTCGGAATACGAGCTGATGGTGAACTGCTCCAGGGACTGGTTAACCGAGAAATCCCGGCCCCCCAGGGACACCCCTCCCACAACTATGGCAGCAATAAGGGCAAGAGGGCTGCGGCCCAGGAATAGAATTATCATTGCCGCAAGAAGGATGGAGGAAAGAAAGAGAAGCCTGGTCTTTGTGCGCCATGTCAGGGCAGTATATGTGTAAAGAAATACAGTGGAAATCCCAATGCTGGCAAATATGACAAGGGATGTGTCCAGGGGCGAATATCCGTGAGCGGACAGAAAGAAGGGCACACTGATTGCAAGTGATGCAAATATGAAGGATCTTGTGGATTTCGTCACCGATAGGAGAATACTGCCCCTGTGCATGCAGCATGTGAGCCTCCATGGGGTTTTAACATTTGGCGTCCATGAGCACTGGGGCGCCCGGAATCACCTATGAAAGGACAGCTGAGTGCTGATGTTCACTGGCTGATGGGGCCCGATCCGGCTTCAGATTCTGTCCTTCGTTCATTTCTCTGGAAAACAGCCTGTTTTCCTGCTTTTATGTGAGAAAGCGCATGGGAAAATTTTTACCCATGCCTGAATTCGATATTGCATGCCGAAAAAAGTCGTGGTTGTTGGGGCAGGTGCCGGAGGAGGACTGGCAGCCAGCAGGGTGAGGAAGATGGTGCCGGAAGGTGAAGCTGAGATTACCGTAATCGATAAAACAGGAAGAACAGATTTCCAGCCATCCTACACGCTGGTGGCACTGGGGAACAGGGACCCGTCCCAGATAAGCGTAAGCATGGACAGGTTTGCAAAAATTGGCATCAGATCAATAAAGGGAGAAGTAACAGGAGTGGACGTCAGGAATCGCACAGTGTCCGTTGGAACTGAGAAGATATCATACGATACTCTCATCCTCTCGCCCGGAGTGAAGTTCGATGGACAGTCCTTCCCCGGTTATGATAGCGCCTATCACTTCTGGGACATGGAGAATTCCATGGCGCTCAGGAAGAAGCTTTCAGCGTTCCGTGGGGGAAAGATTGTGATTGGGGTTACAACTCAGATGTACAAATGCCCGCCTGTCCCATGGGAGATGGCCATGATGCTGGATGAGTATTTTCGGGCAAAGGGCTTGAGGGACAAGGTTGAAATCACAGTTGCCCACTGGACAAAGAAACCAATGGCCATGTTTGGCCCGGTCATATCAGACCCTGTGGCCGGATGGCTGGAGGAGAAGGGGATCAACAGCATAAACGGATTCAAGCTTGCCAGCATTGACGGGGAAGGCCAGAAACTGGTGGGGGAATCCGGTGAAAGCGTGGATTATGATCTGGCAATAGTGGCGCCGCCACACAGGGCACCCGACTTCATTTCCGGTAACCCTGACCTAACATCCAGAAACGGCTGGCTGGATTCAAATACAAAGAACTTCAGGAACAGGAGCTATGATGACGTGTATGCCATAGGTGACGCCATAGCACCATCCATAGGAATCGGCATGGCCGGAGTGTTTGCGCACTTCCAGGCCGATACTGCTGCATCGTACGTTGCTGGGGACATAATTGGATCATATGATCCCATACCATACAACACAATAGGGCTATGCGCATCTGACACTGGCGACGCAGGATGGATCGCTTACTGCGACTTCAAGAGCAAGATTGCCGATTCCAGAACTCCATTTCCGGACTGCAGGTCCATGGGGAGGAGCAGATTACTGAAGGTTGCCCATGCAATCTACGAGAAATATTTCCTGGCAAGCATATATGGAGGCTGGTACTGATGGCAGGCCCTGATGATGAAAGGATAGATAGGATCCTGGGGATGATTGAGGATCTTGAGCCCACGCTTAAGACGGTGAAAAAACTGCAGGAATCCGGGCTTATATCCATACTGGATGCGCTGGCAGAAGAGTCCGACGTTCTATTCAATTATGCAAGCACCATGGATCTCCTGGGAACTGCCTCCGCCCTGGTCAGGTTCATTCCACTGGTCAGCAGTGCAGTGGGGGACCTGGATCCAGAGAAGTTTGAAACCGGCATAAAGGAAGTTTCGTGGAACTCCATTTTTTCACTCCTGCTGGCGGTTATGGAATCAGTGGGAAAAGGAATGGAGAAGGTGGAGATACCGTCATCCAGGCCAGGAACACTGGCTCTTCTGTCGGAAGCAAGGAGCCCAGAGATGGCATTTCTCATAAGGCTTGTTAGGGAGATTGCCAGAGGCATCATGGATCAGGAAACTAAGAAGAGGGAGGGCGGAATAAAGCCTCAGGAGTAGAATTTGTAGTCGTAGAGAATCATAACATTGGCGGAGGAATCAACCTCCCTGATTCTTGATATGCTCCCCCTGGCATTTGACAGGCTCTCTGAGAAGCAAGTATAGACGCCGGCCCTGCTGTCAGAGATGGAGAATATGGTCTGGGGTGCAAGTATTTCCCTGGCCCTGTCCACGGAAGTGGAAAAAATGGAATACAGAACAATATCGCCGCCCGACAGGTCAAGTTCCGTGATGACGCCTATTATATGGTTCTTCATGAGGAGATTCAGCCGCCTCTTGACTGTCATGTATGGAATGTCAAGCTGGCTGGATATATCTGTCACAGACATTCGCGGATCGGTCTTCAGTATGTTTATAATCTCCAGATCGGTGCTGTTTATGTTCATTCCCAGTGGAGCCATGGCTGGTACATACTGCATAACGGGGCTACCCAGCTTTGACACGGCATTGCCAAGCTTCCTGTCTATATCCGCCTGATCCTTTCCGGAAAAACCGTACAGGCTTATTTCCTCCAGGCATTTTATTCTGGAGATAACATCTCCGTCATAATCCTTTTCAGTCCTGAAAGCTGCAAAGGCCTCAAGATAGCCATTGATTCTGGGGCTGACATGGAGGGTGAAGCCCCTGATGATGCCGTCCTCAATCAGCCGGCTCAACCTGTAGTTCAGAGCCTGGGCTGATATTCCAACGTCCATGGCAATCTTTCTCTGTGAGATCCTCCCGTCCTTCAGGATACTGAAGAGAATCCTCTTGTCAGTTACATCCATTCATGGCACTTATCCAATGCAGTTCATTAAGTTTATCCATTTCTGTTTCCCGCAGGAACAGAATGATCCGCAGCATGGCTGGTTTCAGCATTTTCAATGATTCTGTCAAGTTCATCACGGATTTTAGCCAGGATATTCATGCTGTATGGATTCATTGCAATTGTATCCATCATTACCTCCCTGTTTTCGTCACTGCTGATGCTTTCCAATTCGGACAGCATTCGCGAACTTCTGGTTGTGAGGTCAGTTTGAGTTTTTCCTGAGGAATCTGCCAGCAGGGATAGAATGTAGGGCCTTACCAGCAGATCAACCATGGCCCTGTCATGCTGTGACGAAGACATGGCTCTTATGGAGCTTCCCGGGAATATCTGCTTTATAATATCAATGGAACCTGGAACGGAGAGATCATCTATGTAGATGATGTTCCGGGGATTCTGTGAATTCATGGATGATGGCCCAAAGAGGGGATGGATGCTCATAATCTTCCCGGCAAAAGGACGGAATGGAGATTTTACGGAGCATATCTCAACAAGCTTGCCCGGATCACTGCAGCTGCTGACCATGTTCAGCGCAACCCGGATGGGCACAGCAAGGATCGCATAATCCACAGAATCAAGCATTTCGCCGGTGAAATCAGGGCCATGTACAGGAATAACGGCATGCCCCGCATCCTTCAGAATCCTCACTGCAGCGGAGCCAAACCTGCCTGAATAACCAACCACAGCAATCCTCAATGTTTCACCACTGCTATCATGTTAAGGCTGGATGGATCAGGAGGAAATGTGCTGAATCTCAGAAGACCATCCTCAGGCATGCTGGCAATGTCCCGAGGGCATTCATGGCCTATGGATATCTCTGGAATGCTTTCCGGTGGCTTTCCCATGACAATGTGCCCTCCCTTCATCTGTATGGCCGTCTTCAGGGATTCCGGCAAATCCATCTGTGTCACAAACTCCACGCCCGGAGCTGCCATCACTGTTCCCAGCATTGAGAGCAGATCGTCGGTTTTTCCCCTGAAAGTGACTTCGCTTCCTCTGTGAGCATTCACTGCTGAGATTGCGGTTTCCTGAGTCCGTATGGAAAATTCAAAGAGGGTTACAAGAATGGATCGGAGAACTTCGTCATTGATGCCAGAATTCCTTATGACATCAAGCTCACGATCCCTCAGCCTGAGATCCAGACCGCTGGAAGTCTTGATCATGGCTATACGGGAGGACAGATCCATGCGTTCAGAGAACAGGCGCAGTATTGCAATGGAATTGTTCAGAATTTTAGCACGCAATCCTGAAAGTTCCTCATTATGGGCTGTTTCCATTGATTGAATCACTCTCCACGTAACACATGACATGATATAGCATATCATTCAATAAAAATTCTTGCACCGAATCAGATGATTCTTTATTAGAGACATCGGCATTTGAAAGCCATATGAAAAACGAACTTAGTAATGAGATGAGCAGCGGCATAATGGTCTACAGGATCGGCCAGGACGGAAAGAGGGAGTACCTTTTTCTGGTGAGGAAGGAGGGATTCCTGGATTTCCCAAAGGGACACATAGAGGAGGGTGAGACTGAAATGGACGCGGCCAGGCGAGAAACCCTTGAGGAAACAGGCATGAATGTGAACATAATACCTGGTTTCAGGCACGAGATGGAGTACCTTTTCAGCCACAGGGACCAGAAGGTGAAGAAGACGGTGGTCATGTTTGCAGGCAGGGCAATGGACCATGAATCGCCAACCATATCACACGAACATGTTGGCTTTGTATGGATGAAGTATGAGGACGCCCTGAAATCATTAACATACGAGAACCAGAGGAAAATGCTTGAGGAAGTGGACAGGTTCCTGGATAACCTAGGAAATCCTTGAAAGGGAACCATTTTCCATTCTGTAAACATGGTCTGCCAGTGCCCCATCACCGGGGTTGTGGCTCACAAATATGATGTCAATGCCCTTCTCTCTGGCCAGTGAGGATACGGATTTTATGAAACCGGGGCTGTCACTGATTCCGGATGTCACCTCATCCATAATTATGAGATCCGGCCTGTGAAATATGGCACCTGCAGCCGCAAGGCGCATTTTCTGGCCGTAGCTAAGTTCCCATGCCTTTCCTGCAAAATCTATTCCCATAGTATCCTTGAGTATTCTTATGTCGCTGCTGTACCTCTTGGGGTTCTGTGGCCAGGTGATGTGGGAATCCACGTCAAGGTTCAGGAGAACAGTTTCGCTGTTGAGATATATGATGCCCCGACGCTGCAGTTCAACGTTGGTGACATCCCTGCCGTTCACAATGACGTGCCCTGTGAATTGGCTGAAATGCCCGGCAACTGCCCTGAGGAATGTGGTTTTGCCAGATCCGTTCTCCCCCTCCATGAATATGATTCCTGAATCTGAAAGCCGGGCATTGATCCTGAATGTGCCTCTTGACATGCCTATGCTGGCCTCAATGGTCATGCCTCAACTCCTGCATGTCGGCCAGCGCCCGCAATCCTGGCCACGGCAAGGACCGCAAGGGAGACAATTATCATTATGGCAGATGCTGTTATTGCGACACCGGGCCCGAAGTATCCATAGT
This genomic interval carries:
- a CDS encoding MFS transporter; this encodes MHRGSILLSVTKSTRSFIFASLAISVPFFLSAHGYSPLDTSLVIFASIGISTVFLYTYTALTWRTKTRLLFLSSILLAAMIILFLGRSPLALIAAIVVGGVSLGGRDFSVNQSLEQFTISSYSENQKEKNAMFTLYNFASYGSGAIASYFLFTLGANDFTLIFLVDLILAALQIILYIPLKFPDVVRHEKGKSIPDPAVRSDVRRLMILFSADSLGGGLVNTAVISLWFQEVYHITLSQAGLIFIAVNIITALSVVASGYLSGRIGLVRTMVYTHLVSNVMLFMVPVFHMLAISEMFLFLRQSTSQMDVPARDSFVNTRIPMDSRVSANSSFLAVRNGFQIPGPGIAGVFMELFPQGVFFSAALVKIAYDLAFYLGYRDYRI
- a CDS encoding NUDIX domain-containing protein; translated protein: MKNELSNEMSSGIMVYRIGQDGKREYLFLVRKEGFLDFPKGHIEEGETEMDAARRETLEETGMNVNIIPGFRHEMEYLFSHRDQKVKKTVVMFAGRAMDHESPTISHEHVGFVWMKYEDALKSLTYENQRKMLEEVDRFLDNLGNP
- a CDS encoding winged helix-turn-helix transcriptional regulator, giving the protein MDVTDKRILFSILKDGRISQRKIAMDVGISAQALNYRLSRLIEDGIIRGFTLHVSPRINGYLEAFAAFRTEKDYDGDVISRIKCLEEISLYGFSGKDQADIDRKLGNAVSKLGSPVMQYVPAMAPLGMNINSTDLEIINILKTDPRMSVTDISSQLDIPYMTVKRRLNLLMKNHIIGVITELDLSGGDIVLYSIFSTSVDRAREILAPQTIFSISDSRAGVYTCFSESLSNARGSISRIREVDSSANVMILYDYKFYS
- a CDS encoding S9 family peptidase gives rise to the protein MVREQTPQDYLDMRSISGVNVSGNGRMISIMSSATYHEKKKPTASDVVIFDAETGSEIKRFGGDGSRNHDSRFSPDGKRIAYLSRTGEKNELVISDLDTGQAERLVLEGNPQDLQWADSSSLYILMTEPEPAEIHERKENGDDGFYFEEEDRFTSIFLYRPGYGLQQITRGVQVWEFTAGSELVAMVTSEKPQEYSWYHTSISVMSRDDWHIRNLYKPEWRAVARPRISHDGKRIAFLESLWSDRGVTAGDILICDTDGSAPVNITDGIEKSFCDMFWKKDGSLYTLWTKECSYGISIYSGTSFTDVMMEEGTVMPVFAPEFQPLGKGYAMVIQDARSPQELYRIAEGKIRRVSSENQKLRECVAYPSEVIRWESSDGTGIYGIFRSAGKDRPVVVYVHGGPTSYSPVAFIDRSTYLISKGFSVFLPNYRGSIGKGRKYAEANRGDMGGMDLQDILAGMDFLVSSGRTSTARWFITGGSYGGFMTSWAITQTDRFSAAVGLFGISDWFSFHGTTNIPDWDSIHYDASPYSGDTYRKFSAMDHLGRVRTPVLLMHGVDDPCVPVGQYLQFYRGLKDLGKEVRLLLFPREGHGFTEKKHIIMNMEETVKWFRKYSPQGFADEP
- a CDS encoding pyridoxal phosphate-dependent aminotransferase, translating into MFPEDIRLLRWIEEKMHLARYNLSLSGLPEPDFKSMGVDTSLEDMKRDADNPEEYFRNILSDLYGYDPREIFLTTGGSEAIFLISLLAKSMDADVFTGVPEYEPIFNVPANMGVRTRTAPFHRLPGMISAAHERKAVFMSNPNNPLGSLHDRKYLEQIRGSVSTGDFVYVDEAFLEFTLEDRPTSVYDGQQDLMVNGSMTKFYGFSGMRVGWIVTTPERIRILERLRDITGTRNPSYPLWIAGQCLLNRKRFQERARSVVEPNLRALSAVVESSPALSWVPPRHAPFALIRYSGNIDSVGLCTTALERYGLFLDPGDYFGQPNAFRLCFTGAPDEFKKAMEVFSGFVSKTLG
- a CDS encoding NAD-dependent epimerase/dehydratase family protein; the protein is MITGGAGFIGSNMVEKLAESNRITVVDNLSNVDERYISKYLNKKDFRFLRADISSLHERNDLTDVDVVVHLAANSDVRNGSNGPEVDFQNNVVGTFNLLEYMRKNDVGEILFASSSTVYGEAAVLPTPENYGPYMPISSYGASKMAGEGFITSYSHYYGIRGTIFRFANIVGKNSTHGVIFDFIRKLQKNPEELEILGDGTQRKSYMHVQDCVGSMIHVHEKSAKTDIINLGNRETTSVTKIAHTVAERMGLPKVKFRYTGGIDGRGWAGDVKVAQLDVNKLFSTGWTNKYDSDGSVDVAVAETLEQMGWRK
- a CDS encoding FAD/NAD(P)-binding oxidoreductase; amino-acid sequence: MPKKVVVVGAGAGGGLAASRVRKMVPEGEAEITVIDKTGRTDFQPSYTLVALGNRDPSQISVSMDRFAKIGIRSIKGEVTGVDVRNRTVSVGTEKISYDTLILSPGVKFDGQSFPGYDSAYHFWDMENSMALRKKLSAFRGGKIVIGVTTQMYKCPPVPWEMAMMLDEYFRAKGLRDKVEITVAHWTKKPMAMFGPVISDPVAGWLEEKGINSINGFKLASIDGEGQKLVGESGESVDYDLAIVAPPHRAPDFISGNPDLTSRNGWLDSNTKNFRNRSYDDVYAIGDAIAPSIGIGMAGVFAHFQADTAASYVAGDIIGSYDPIPYNTIGLCASDTGDAGWIAYCDFKSKIADSRTPFPDCRSMGRSRLLKVAHAIYEKYFLASIYGGWY
- a CDS encoding chorismate mutase, which translates into the protein METAHNEELSGLRAKILNNSIAILRLFSERMDLSSRIAMIKTSSGLDLRLRDRELDVIRNSGINDEVLRSILVTLFEFSIRTQETAISAVNAHRGSEVTFRGKTDDLLSMLGTVMAAPGVEFVTQMDLPESLKTAIQMKGGHIVMGKPPESIPEISIGHECPRDIASMPEDGLLRFSTFPPDPSSLNMIAVVKH
- a CDS encoding ATP-binding cassette domain-containing protein translates to MTIEASIGMSRGTFRINARLSDSGIIFMEGENGSGKTTFLRAVAGHFSQFTGHVIVNGRDVTNVELQRRGIIYLNSETVLLNLDVDSHITWPQNPKRYSSDIRILKDTMGIDFAGKAWELSYGQKMRLAAAGAIFHRPDLIIMDEVTSGISDSPGFIKSVSSLAREKGIDIIFVSHNPGDGALADHVYRMENGSLSRIS